In Pyrus communis chromosome 8, drPyrComm1.1, whole genome shotgun sequence, one genomic interval encodes:
- the LOC137743015 gene encoding subtilisin-like serine-protease S — protein MGHHSHPNSESVVRANHEILASVTGSADGAREATLHHYSKSFQGFSARLTPQQAQQLSENDAVISVFESRINRLRTTHSWDFLGIDSIPQHNQMPMDSKSNVIVGVIDSGVWPESESFSDAGLGPVPEKFKGECVTGNQHAFAAKEFQFHKSNFLNWHSVCRKIIGSRFYFEGFEAEIGPLESNAPLPFFRSARDSDGHGTHTASTIAGSKVPNASFFGMARGTARGGAPSTRLAIYKACWFGFCSDADVLAAMDDAIYDGVDILSLSLGPDPPQPTYFENALSIGAFHAFQKGVLVSASAGNSGFPSTACNVAPWILTVAASTLDREFHSNVYLGNSRILKGSSLNPLKMERSYGLIAASAAAASGVATKNASFCKENTLNATLIKGKIVVCTFETFTDNRKSKSVVVKEGGGVGMILVDPFLKDVGFQFVIPGTLIGQEEAQELQAYMTTEKNPVARISPTITVLNTKPAPEMAVFSSMGPNIITPDIIKPDITGPGVNVLAAWSPVATAATADRSVHYNIISGTSMSCPHVSALAAILKSYHPSWSPAAIKSAIMTTATVIDNNRSVIGRDPNGTPTTPFDYGSGHINPAAAINPGLVYDFDSHDVINFLCSTGATPLQLKNLTGSLVYCPKTPTPSYNFNYPSIGVSKLSGRLSVQRTVTYYGSSSTVFAANVDCPAGVNVTVTPCELKFTRTGEKMSFTVDFTPFKNSNGSFVFGALTWSNGIQNVRSPIGLNVI, from the exons ATGGGGCATCATTCGCACCCGAACTCCGAGTCCGTCGTCAGAGCCAACCATGAGATTCTTGCTTCAGTCACTGGAAG CGCTGATGGAGCACGAGAAGCAACACTTCACCATTACAGTAAAAGTTTCCAGGGCTTCTCAGCCAGGCTTACACCACAGCAAGCTCAACAGCTTTCAG AAAACGATGCGGTTATCTCTGTGTTTGAGAGCAGAATAAACCGACTGCGCACGACACATTCCTGGGATTTTCTAGGCATAGACTCCATTCCCCAGCACAATCAAATGCCAATGGATTCAAAATCCAATGTTATTGTTGGTGTGATTGACTCTG GAGTTTGGCCGGAGTCAGAGAGCTTCAGTGATGCAGGATTAGGGCCTGTGCCAGAGAAATTCAAGGGAGAGTGTGTTACCG GTAACCAACATGCCTTCGCCGCTAAAGAATTCCAATTCCACAAGTCCAACTTTCTAAATTGGCATTCTGTTTGCAGGAAAATCATAGGCTCCCGCTTCTATTTTGAAGGATTCGAAGCAGAGATTGGGCCTCTTGAGTCCAATGCACCTCTTCCCTTCTTCCGATCAGCTCGAGATAGTGATGGCCATGGCACTCACACTGCCTCAACAATAGCTGGATCTAAGGTACCTAATGCCAGCTTCTTTGGGATGGCCAGAGGCACTGCCAGAGGCGGTGCACCTAGCACCAGACTCGCTATCTACAAGGCTTGTTGGTTTGGCTTCTGTAGTGATGCAGATGTTCTTGCTGCTATGGATGATGCAATTTATGATGGTGTCGATattctctccctttccctcGGCCCTGATCCTCCGCAGCCAACTTATTTTGAAAACGCACTCTCCATTGGGGCTTTCCATGCATTCCAGAAAGGAGTACTTGTTTCTGCATCAGCCGGAAACTCTGGTTTTCCAAGTACCGCATGCAATGTTGCTCCCTGGATTCTCACAGTTGCTGCAAGCACATTGGATAGAGAATTTCATTCAAACGTATATCTGGGAAACTCAAGAATTTTAAAG GGTTCCTCATTAAACCCACTGAAAATGGAAAGATCATATGGTTTGATAGCTGCAAGTGCTGCAGCTGCCTCGGGAGTCGCAACAAAGAATGCAAG CTTTTGCAAGGAAAATACTCTAAATGCTACCTTAATTAAGGGGAAGATCGTGGTATGCACATTTGAGACCTTCACCGATAACCGAAAGAGCAAAAGCGTTGTTGTGaaagaaggtggtggtgtgggAATGATTCTTGTCGATCCATTTCTCAAAGACGTCGGCTTTCAGTTTGTCATCCCAGGCACTCTAATTGGTCAAGAAGAAGCACAGGAGCTTCAAGCATACATGACGACTGAAAA GAATCCAGTTGCTAGAATCTCCCCGACGATAACAGTTCTAAACACTAAACCTGCACCGGAAATGGCAGTGTTCTCATCCATGGGGCCAAATATCATAACCCCAGACATCATCAAG CCAGATATTACAGGACCCGGAGTGAATGTATTAGCAGCATGGTCTCCGGTGGCAACTGCTGCCACTGCTGATAGGTCTGTCCATTATAACATAATTTCCGGCACCTCGATGTCTTGCCCACATGTATCTGCACTTGCAGCAATATTAAAATCATACCACCCTTCCTGGAGTCCAGCAGCTATAAAGTCTGCAATAATGACAACAG CAACTGTCATAGATAACAACAGAAGCGTCATTGGAAGAGATCCAAATGGAACCCCTACCACTCCTTTCGACTATGGATCTGGACACATTAACCCAGCTGCAGCAATCAATCCTGGACTAGTATATGATTTTGATTCCCATGACGTTATCAATTTTCTCTGCAGCACAGGGGCTACCCCATTGCAACTGAAAAACCTCACAGGAAGTCTAGTTTACTGCCCGAAGACTCCTACCCCCTCCTACAATTTTAACTACCCTTCGATCGGTGTGTCAAAATTGAGTGGAAGACTTTCTGTTCAGCGGACTGTTACTTATTATGGCAGCAGCTCAACGGTCTTTGCTGCAAATGTGGATTGCCCAGCAGGGGTAAACGTTACAGTTACACCATGTGAACTCAAGTTTACAAGGACTGGGGAAAAGATGTCGTTCACGGTAGATTTCACTCCCTTCAAGAATAGTAATGGAAGCTTTGTGTTTGGAGCTTTGACGTGGAGTAACGGAATTCAAAACGTCAGGAGTCCTATTGGTCTCAATGTGATTTAA
- the LOC137743697 gene encoding pentatricopeptide repeat-containing protein At2g27610: MRGSKCKRLRESMTLKPALRTLTQSYTKLAPKQYHFAYHTNHLGRPHAMPFTPKTGSLVSESSNAHQLFDKTPQRDVLESSHVLFEYFRNDRNHEALNLFVGLWRSGLRANGSILSSVLKVCGCLSDQVVGKLLHCQCVKSGIVEDVSVGTSLVDMYMKTEGVGDGRRVFDEMGDRNVVSWTSLVAGYSRNGLNDRALELFSEMQLEGIKPNPYTFATVLGVLADEGMVEKGRQVHTMVIKNGFESIMSVCNSLINMYLKSGIVRDSRAVFHGMERRDAVTWNSLIAGYVMNGFDLEAFEMFNQMRLAGFKFTEAIFVTVIKLCANFKELVFARQLQCRVVKTGLAFDRNIQTALMVAYSKCGEMDDAYKIFSMMQGVQSVVTWTTLITGYLQNGGKERALKLFCQMSREGVRPNDFTYSAILMVYPSFFIFQVHAQVIKTNYEKSPSVGTSLIDAYVKMGNVHEAEKVFQIIEGKDIVAWSAMLSGYAQIGDTEGAVKTYLQLTREGVRPNMFTLSSVINACAAPTSAVEQGKQFHACSIKLRLDNTLCLSSALVTMYAKKGNIESANEVFKRQGERDLVSWNSIISGYAQHGNGKKVLEVFEDMRRQNLEMDGITFIIVISACTHAGLVDEGEKYFNIMVQDYHIDPTMEHYSCMVDLYSRAGNLEKAMDIINGMPFDAGANVWRALLGGCRVHRNIEMGKLAAEKLISLQPHDSAAYVMLSNIYAAAGNWQERAKVRKLMDERKVKKQPGYSWIEVNNKTYSFLAGDNSHPMSDLIYSKLDDLNNRLTDMGYQPDTDYVLHDVEEEHKAAFLSQHSERLAIAFGLIATHPGFTLQILKNLRVCGDCHNVIKLISVIEEREIIVRDSNRFHHFKGGLCSCGDYW; this comes from the coding sequence ATGCGTGGAAGCAAATGCAAGAGACTGAGGGAGAGCATGACCCTAAAGCCTGCCTTGAGGACCCTCACACAGTCCTACACGAAACTAGCTCCCAAGCAATACCACTTTGCCTATCATACCAATCATCTCGGCCGCCCTCACGCCATGCCCTTCACTCCGAAAACGGGGAGCTTGGTCTCGGAATCCAGCAATGCACACCAACTGTTCGACAAAACTCCGCAAAGAGACGTTTTAGAATCCAGTCACGTGCTTTTCGAGTACTTTCGGAATGACCGTAACCATGAAGCGCTTAACCTGTTTGTGGGTCTTTGGCGGTCTGGTTTACGGGCTAATGGGTCGATTCTGTCTTCTGTTCTTAAGGTTTGTGGATGTTTATCTGATCAAGTTGTCGGTAAGCTACTGCATTGTCAATGTGTAAAATCTGGGATTGTGGAGGACGTTAGTGTTGGGACCTCACTTGTTGATATGTATATGAAAACTGAAGGTGTTGGTGATGGGAGGAGAGTCTTTGATGAGATGGGGGATAGAAATGTAGTGTCATGGACCTCGTTAGTTGCCGGTTATTCAAGAAATGGATTGAATGACCGGGCATTGGAATTGTTTTCGGAGATGCAATTGGAAGGAATTAAGCCTAACCCGTATACATTTGCGACTGTTCTTGGAGTTTTGGCAGATGAAGGTATGGTTGAGAAGGGAAGACAGGTTCATACCATGGTGATAAAGAATGGTTTTGAATCAATTATGTCCGTGTGTAATTCTTTGATTAATATGTATCTAAAATCAGGGATTGTTAGGGATTCTAGAGCTGTTTTTCATGGTATGGAACGTAGGGATGCAGTTACTTGGAATAGTTTGATTGCAGGTTATGTGATGAATGGGTTCGATTTGGAAGCATTTGAAATGTTTAATCAGATGAGGCTTGCGGGCTTTAAGTTCACAGAAGCAATATTTGTTACTGTTATTAAGTTATGTGCTAACTTTAAAGAATTGGTATTTGCTAGACAGCTTCAGTGCCGGGTTGTAAAGACTGGGTTGGCATTTGACCGCAATATTCAAACAGCACTTATGGTAGCATACAGTAAGTGTGGTGAAATGGATGATGCTTATAAAATTTTCTCTATGATGCAAGGTGTTCAAAGTGTGGTAACTTGGACTACATTGATCACTGGGTACTTGCAGAATGGTGGAAAAGAGAGAGCATTGAAGTTATTCTGTCAAATGAGTCGAGAAGGTGTTAGACCAAACGATTTCACTTATTCTGCCATCCTTATGGTCTAcccttctttttttatattcCAAGTACATGCACAAGTCATTAAAACCAATTACGAGAAGTCACCTTCAGTAGGAACTTCACTCATAGATGCTTATGTTAAGATGGGAAATGTTCATGAAGCTGAAAAAGTGTTTCAAATAATTGAAGGGAAGGACATTGTGGCATGGTCAGCAATGCTTTCGGGATATGCTCAGATAGGAGATACCGAGGGAGCTGTTAAAACTTACCTCCAGTTGACAAGGGAGGGGGTCAGACCTAATATGTTTACCTTGTCAAGTGTCATCAATGCTTGTGCTGCGCCTACATCTGCAGTAGAGCAGGGCAAACAGTTTCATGCAtgctcaatcaaattaaggttGGATAATACTTTATGCCTAAGTAGCGCTCTTGTCACCATGTATGCAAAGAAGGGGAATATTGAGAGTGCAAATGAAGTTTTCAAGAGGCAAGGAGAGCGAGACTTAGTTTCATGGAACTCAATTATCTCTGGATATGCTCAACATGGTAACGGGAAGAAGGTTCTTGAAGTATTTGAGGATATGCGAAGacaaaatttggaaatggaCGGTATAACATTCATTATTGTGATTTCTGCCTGTACTCATGCAGGCTTAGTAGATGAAGGTGAAAAATACTTCAATATTATGGTCCAAGATTACCATATTGATCCAACAATGGAGCACTATTCTTGTATGGTTGATCTATACAGCCGAGCAGGAAATCTTGAAAAGGCCATGGATATCATAAATGGAATGCCATTTGATGCAGGTGCAAATGTGTGGCGAGCTCTCTTAGGTGGTTGCCGTGTTCACCGCAATATAGAGATGGGAAAACTCGCTGCAGAAAAGCTCATTTCACTTCAGCCACATGATTCTGCTGCATATGTTATGCTGTCCAATATCTATGCCGCAGCTGGAAACTGGCAAGAGAGAGCTAAAGTTAGGAAACTCATGGATGAGAGAAAAGTGAAAAAGCAACCCGGGTACAGCTGGATTGAGGTGAATAACAAGACGTACTCATTCTTGGCTGGTGACAATTCACATCCCATGTCAGACCTTATATATTCAAAGCTTGATGACTTAAATAACCGATTAACTGACATGGGTTATCAGCCGGACACGGATTATGTGCTTCATGATGTTGAAGAGGAACACAAAGCAGCCTTTCTTTCTCAACACAGTGAGAGATTGGCCATTGCTTTTGGATTGATTGCCACACATCCAGGGTTCACCCTCCAAATTCTGAAAAATCTTAGAGTTTGTGGTGACTGTCACAATGTTATTAAGTTGATTTCAGTGattgaagagagagaaattaTCGTCAGGGATTCAAATCGGTTCCACCACTTTAAGGGTGGTTTATGCTCTTGTGGAGACTATTGGTGA
- the LOC137743016 gene encoding uncharacterized protein — MTLYANNDALMCKIFAMTLQGEVQDWFHTLSPYLIQNFDELSLVFSKEYSSYRSIKNRSDQLFSMKKDLNESLRTYVKRFKAEKAKIVGCDDSIACSASKKDSQQITNYVEN; from the coding sequence ATGACCCTCTACGCTAACAATGAcgctctcatgtgcaagatctTTGCCATGACGCTACAAGGCGAGGTGCAAGACTGGTTCCACACCTTGTCGCCATATTTAATCCAGAACTTCGAtgaactttccttggttttcagtAAGGAATATTCGTCTTACCGCTCGATCAAGAATAGGTCTGACCAACTTTTCAGCATGAAAAAGGATCTGAATGAGTCACTCCGCACCTATGTCAAGAGATTCAAGGCGGAAAAGGCAAAGATCGTCGGATGCGATGATAGCATTGCTTGTTCAGCTTCCAAAAAGGACTCCCAGCAGATCACCAACTATGTGGAGAATTGA